From a single Rhodococcus qingshengii JCM 15477 genomic region:
- the glgP gene encoding alpha-glucan family phosphorylase: MKALRRFTVRAHLPERLAALGPLSTNLRWSWHPETQDLFSRLDPELWQAVQFDPVRMLGEVDPTRLDELSSDEAFLGDLDTAAADLDAYLSTPRWYQSQQAKGTSLAGGIAYFSMEFGVSEVLPNYSGGLGILAGDHLKAASDLGLPLIGVGLLYRSGYFRQSLTADGWQAEHYPPHDPQGLPLRLLTDAGPASEDGSPVVIHVAMPGGRVLRARVWIAQVGRVPLLLLDSDIAENDADLRGVTDRLYGGDQDHRIKQEILAGIGGVRAVRAYTAAYGLPDPEVFHMNEGHAGFLGIERIRELVTTSGLDFDSALAAVRAGTVFTTHTPVPAGIDRFPADLVRHYFGGANGENESSLLPGLTVDRIVGMGREADPSIFNMAHMGLRLGQRANGVSKLHGIVSRDMFNGLWPGFDADEVPIGSVTNGVHAPTWAAPEWMDVARRIVGQEQLEEARGWERLHELSATELWETRNALRGKLVDEVRRRVRASWLERGATEAELGWTTGVFDPNVLTVGFARRVPTYKRLTLMLRDPERLRAMLLDEKRPVQLVVAGKSHPADDGGKALIQQVVRFADEADVRHRIVFLPDYDMSMARYLYWGCDVWLNNPLRPLEACGTSGMKSALNGGLNLSIRDGWWDEMYDGENGWAIPTADGVLDDVRRDDLEASALYELLEHAVLPTFYDRDAADLPTRWVERVRHTLENLGPKVLASRMVRDYAVDYYAPSAESARAVVADDFAGAREVAEFRRRIESQWPSVAVEQVDGSGLPDTPEIGATISLKAKVRLGGLSVSDVEVQAVLGRVSPGEELTDVVTFPMTHFGTEDGAEIFEAEAALPVSGSVGYTVRVLPHHRLLVDASELGLVTTPSV, translated from the coding sequence GTGAAAGCCTTGCGTCGGTTCACTGTCCGAGCCCACCTTCCGGAGCGCCTCGCCGCGCTCGGCCCCCTGTCCACCAACCTTCGGTGGTCGTGGCATCCCGAGACACAGGATCTGTTCTCGCGACTCGACCCCGAACTCTGGCAAGCAGTCCAGTTCGATCCGGTCCGCATGCTCGGGGAAGTCGACCCCACCCGTCTCGACGAACTCAGCAGTGACGAGGCATTTCTCGGTGACCTCGACACTGCAGCAGCCGATCTCGATGCTTATCTGAGCACCCCGCGCTGGTACCAATCCCAGCAGGCCAAGGGCACATCGTTAGCCGGCGGAATTGCGTACTTCTCCATGGAGTTCGGAGTCAGCGAAGTTCTGCCCAACTACTCCGGTGGATTGGGCATCCTGGCGGGCGATCACCTCAAGGCCGCGTCCGACCTCGGGCTGCCGCTCATCGGCGTCGGACTGCTCTACCGATCCGGCTACTTCCGCCAGTCGCTGACCGCCGACGGTTGGCAGGCCGAGCACTACCCGCCGCACGACCCTCAAGGGTTGCCTCTTCGTTTGCTGACGGACGCAGGCCCGGCTTCCGAAGACGGATCGCCGGTCGTCATTCACGTCGCCATGCCCGGTGGCCGGGTGCTGCGCGCGCGAGTGTGGATCGCTCAGGTCGGACGAGTGCCGTTGCTGCTGCTCGATTCCGACATCGCCGAGAACGACGCGGATCTGCGCGGCGTCACGGACCGTCTCTACGGCGGGGACCAGGATCACCGCATCAAGCAGGAGATCCTCGCGGGTATCGGCGGCGTCCGCGCGGTGCGCGCCTACACCGCGGCGTACGGATTGCCCGATCCCGAGGTGTTCCACATGAACGAGGGGCATGCCGGATTCCTCGGCATCGAACGGATTCGGGAACTTGTCACCACCAGCGGTCTGGACTTCGATTCGGCTCTGGCCGCGGTCCGTGCCGGAACGGTCTTCACGACGCACACTCCGGTTCCCGCCGGAATCGACCGCTTCCCGGCGGATCTGGTCCGTCACTACTTCGGCGGAGCGAACGGCGAGAACGAATCGAGTCTGCTTCCCGGCCTGACCGTCGACCGCATCGTCGGGATGGGGCGTGAAGCCGATCCGTCGATCTTCAACATGGCGCACATGGGTCTTCGCCTGGGCCAGCGAGCCAACGGCGTCTCGAAGTTGCACGGCATCGTCAGCCGCGACATGTTCAACGGTCTCTGGCCGGGCTTCGACGCCGACGAGGTGCCGATCGGTTCGGTCACCAACGGTGTTCACGCGCCGACGTGGGCGGCGCCGGAGTGGATGGACGTGGCCAGGCGGATCGTCGGTCAGGAGCAACTCGAAGAAGCACGCGGGTGGGAGCGCCTGCACGAGTTGTCGGCAACCGAACTGTGGGAAACACGTAATGCGTTGCGCGGCAAGTTGGTCGACGAAGTTCGTCGTCGCGTCCGAGCGTCCTGGCTCGAACGCGGCGCGACCGAGGCCGAACTCGGCTGGACCACTGGAGTATTCGATCCTAACGTCTTGACAGTCGGATTCGCGAGGCGCGTTCCGACGTACAAGCGGTTGACGCTGATGCTGCGTGATCCCGAGCGTCTGCGTGCGATGTTGCTCGACGAGAAACGTCCGGTGCAGTTGGTGGTGGCCGGCAAGTCGCACCCCGCCGACGACGGCGGTAAGGCACTCATCCAGCAGGTCGTGCGGTTCGCCGACGAAGCGGATGTGCGTCACCGCATCGTCTTCCTGCCTGATTACGACATGTCGATGGCCCGCTACCTGTACTGGGGCTGCGACGTGTGGCTCAACAACCCGCTTCGCCCACTCGAGGCGTGCGGTACTTCCGGCATGAAATCCGCGCTCAACGGCGGCCTCAACCTCTCCATTCGCGACGGATGGTGGGACGAGATGTACGACGGCGAGAACGGGTGGGCCATTCCGACGGCCGACGGTGTTCTCGACGACGTGCGGCGTGACGATCTGGAAGCCAGCGCCCTCTACGAACTTCTCGAGCACGCGGTACTGCCGACGTTCTACGACCGTGATGCAGCCGATCTGCCGACGCGCTGGGTCGAGAGGGTTCGCCACACCCTCGAGAATCTGGGCCCGAAGGTGTTGGCATCACGCATGGTTCGTGACTACGCCGTCGACTACTACGCCCCTTCGGCGGAATCAGCTCGAGCGGTAGTGGCGGACGATTTTGCCGGCGCGCGTGAGGTGGCCGAGTTCCGTCGCCGTATCGAGTCGCAGTGGCCGTCGGTCGCCGTCGAGCAGGTTGACGGTTCCGGCCTGCCGGACACCCCGGAGATCGGTGCGACCATCTCTTTGAAAGCCAAGGTCCGCCTCGGCGGCTTGTCGGTCTCGGATGTGGAGGTTCAGGCAGTCCTGGGACGCGTCAGCCCAGGCGAGGAACTCACCGACGTGGTGACGTTCCCGATGACACATTTCGGAACCGAGGACGGAGCCGAGATCTTCGAAGCCGAGGCTGCGCTTCCGGTCTCCGGCTCCGTGGGTTACACCGTGCGGGTGTTGCCGCATCACCGGTTGTTGGTCGATGCCTCCGAACTCGGGTTGGTGACCACTCCGAGCGTCTGA
- a CDS encoding alpha-1,4-glucan--maltose-1-phosphate maltosyltransferase gives MSGRLGIDDVVPEISGNYPAKAVVGEVFPVHATVWREGHDAISATLVVRGPRGTKPLRIPMDPGTEPDTVDAVFTPSAEGMWSFRIEAWSDPIATWKHAVEAKLAVGQGAAELANDLEIGARLFEQAAHEVPRGNRSRLEAVTASLRSDQALTARVAPAFASDVAELLRATPLRELVTKGESHPVVVDRNRALFGSWYEFFPRSTGGWDENGVPQHGTFRTSAEDLPRIAAMGFDVVYLPPIHPIGEINRKGRNNTLTPEPGDVGSPWAIGSVDGGHDAVHPQLGTLKDFKAFVAAARKLDLEVALDLALQCAPDHPWAKKHPEWFNVLPDGTIAYAENPPKKYQDIYPINFDTDPRGLDKEILRVVRHWISAGVKIFRVDNPHTKPPNFWETLISEVKKTDPDVLFLAEAFTRPARMYGLARRGFTQSYTYFTWRVAKWELTEFGNELAAKADEARPNLFVNTPDILHESLQHGGPGMFALRAALAATLAPTWGVYSGYELYEHQAVRPGSEEYLDSEKYELRPRRFAEAAARGESLEPWITALNRIRRAHPALQQLRNLHFHHIDNDALIAYSKFDASTGDAVLTVINLNPFAAEEGTVWLDMPALGREWHDHMTVLDEVTGEQFNWGQANFVRLEPWRSVAHILALPPVPYPARISLAYQARNAHRAGGGK, from the coding sequence GTGTCAGGACGCCTCGGTATCGACGACGTGGTACCCGAGATCTCGGGTAACTATCCGGCAAAGGCCGTGGTCGGTGAAGTCTTCCCAGTGCACGCCACCGTGTGGCGAGAAGGCCACGACGCCATTTCCGCCACTCTTGTCGTGCGTGGTCCGCGCGGTACCAAGCCGCTGCGCATTCCGATGGATCCCGGGACCGAACCGGACACCGTCGACGCGGTGTTCACGCCGTCCGCCGAAGGCATGTGGTCGTTCCGGATCGAGGCGTGGAGCGATCCCATCGCCACCTGGAAGCACGCCGTGGAAGCAAAGCTCGCCGTCGGGCAAGGGGCGGCCGAGTTGGCCAACGACCTGGAAATCGGTGCGCGCCTGTTCGAACAGGCCGCGCACGAGGTACCGCGGGGCAACAGGTCCAGGCTCGAGGCCGTCACGGCGTCGCTGCGCAGCGATCAGGCGCTGACTGCTCGCGTCGCGCCGGCCTTCGCCTCCGACGTCGCCGAACTGCTCCGCGCCACTCCGCTCCGTGAACTGGTCACCAAGGGCGAGTCCCACCCCGTCGTCGTCGATCGCAACCGTGCACTGTTCGGATCGTGGTACGAGTTCTTCCCCCGCTCGACGGGCGGTTGGGACGAGAACGGGGTGCCGCAACACGGTACTTTCCGAACCTCGGCCGAAGACCTACCCCGCATCGCCGCAATGGGTTTCGACGTCGTCTACCTTCCGCCGATCCATCCCATCGGCGAGATCAACCGCAAGGGACGCAACAACACTCTCACTCCCGAACCCGGTGACGTCGGCTCGCCGTGGGCCATCGGCTCGGTCGACGGCGGGCACGACGCTGTTCACCCGCAACTCGGCACGCTCAAGGACTTCAAGGCCTTCGTCGCGGCGGCCCGCAAGCTCGATCTCGAAGTGGCACTGGATCTCGCGCTGCAGTGCGCCCCGGATCATCCATGGGCCAAGAAGCATCCGGAGTGGTTCAACGTCCTTCCCGACGGCACCATCGCCTACGCCGAGAACCCGCCCAAGAAGTATCAGGACATCTACCCGATCAACTTCGACACCGATCCTCGCGGTCTGGACAAGGAAATCCTGCGAGTCGTCCGACACTGGATCAGTGCCGGAGTCAAGATCTTCCGGGTCGACAACCCACACACCAAGCCGCCGAACTTCTGGGAGACGCTGATCTCTGAGGTCAAGAAGACCGACCCCGACGTCCTGTTCCTCGCCGAGGCATTCACTCGTCCGGCGCGCATGTACGGCCTTGCCCGGCGCGGGTTCACGCAGTCGTACACGTACTTCACCTGGCGAGTTGCGAAGTGGGAACTCACCGAATTCGGTAACGAGCTGGCGGCGAAGGCCGACGAAGCCCGACCGAACCTCTTCGTGAACACGCCGGACATCCTGCACGAGTCCCTCCAGCACGGTGGGCCCGGAATGTTCGCTCTACGAGCAGCTCTCGCCGCCACCCTGGCGCCGACGTGGGGCGTCTACTCCGGTTACGAACTCTACGAACACCAAGCCGTTCGCCCCGGCAGCGAGGAATACCTCGACTCCGAGAAGTACGAACTTCGGCCGCGCCGTTTCGCCGAAGCAGCAGCGCGAGGCGAATCTCTCGAGCCGTGGATCACCGCACTCAATCGCATCCGGCGTGCACACCCGGCCCTGCAGCAGTTGCGGAACCTGCACTTTCACCACATCGACAACGACGCGTTGATCGCCTACTCGAAGTTCGACGCCTCGACCGGTGACGCCGTCCTGACGGTGATCAACCTCAACCCGTTCGCTGCAGAAGAGGGCACCGTCTGGTTGGACATGCCGGCGCTCGGACGCGAATGGCACGACCACATGACCGTGCTCGACGAGGTAACCGGTGAGCAGTTCAATTGGGGCCAAGCCAATTTCGTCCGCCTCGAGCCCTGGCGTTCGGTGGCGCACATCCTCGCGCTCCCACCCGTTCCGTATCCGGCCCGGATCTCTCTGGCCTACCAAGCACGCAATGCGCACCGCGCAGGTGGAGGCAAGTGA
- the glgB gene encoding 1,4-alpha-glucan branching protein GlgB yields MSTEKFPSGIAPDNHDLELLARGEHHDPHSVLGAHPHADGTVLRALRPNAESVSAVIGGKNFPLEHVSNGIFAALVPYPDLIDYRYSVTYPGGHTVLAADPYRFLPTLGELDLHLFGEGRHERLWDILGAHPRSYETPDGPVDGTSFAVWAPAARGVTVVGDFDGWSGQFAPMRVLGSTGVWELFLPDIAVGSLYKFRVHGHDGSVRDKADPMAFGTEVPPATASRVTTSSHEWNDAAWLETRAGVDPSQSPMSVYEVHLGSWRPGLDYRQMAEQLAVYVTETGFTHVELLPVSEHPFGGSWGYQVTSYYAPTSRFGTPDDFRWFVDHLHAAGIGVIVDWVPAHFPKDEWALARFDGTPLYEHADPRRGEQLDWGTYVFDFGRREVRNFLVANALFWLEEFHIDGLRVDAVASMLYLDYSRPEGGWTPNIHGGRENLEAVAFLQEMNATVHKNHRGVVTVAEESTAWPGVTRATNVGGLGFNMKWNMGWMHDTLGFLGHDPVHRTYHHHEITFSLMYAWSENYLLPISHDEVVHGKGTLWTRMPGNDFAKASGLRSLLAYMWAHPGKQLLFMGQEFGQSAEWSEERGLDWWQLDDQYTGTLHRGVQRLVGDLNSAYRRHPAMWTLDTSPGGYSWIDANDTENNVLSFLRYGTDGSIVACLFNFSGSEHSSYRVGLPEPGRWVEILNTDAEVYGGSGVGNLGAVTATSHSWHGRPASAQVALPAAGAIWISLER; encoded by the coding sequence ATGTCAACCGAGAAGTTCCCTTCGGGTATCGCACCGGACAATCACGATCTGGAGCTGTTGGCGCGCGGTGAACATCACGATCCGCACAGTGTCCTCGGCGCCCATCCCCACGCCGACGGCACCGTTCTGCGAGCGTTGCGTCCCAACGCCGAGTCCGTCAGCGCCGTCATCGGCGGCAAAAACTTTCCTCTCGAACATGTTTCGAACGGAATCTTCGCGGCTCTGGTCCCCTACCCCGACCTGATCGACTATCGCTATTCCGTGACGTACCCGGGTGGACACACGGTTCTCGCAGCCGACCCTTACCGGTTCCTGCCTACTCTCGGTGAACTCGACCTACACCTGTTCGGCGAAGGTCGGCACGAACGACTGTGGGACATCCTCGGTGCACATCCGCGTTCTTACGAGACACCGGATGGACCCGTCGACGGCACCTCGTTCGCCGTCTGGGCTCCGGCCGCCCGCGGCGTGACCGTCGTCGGCGACTTCGACGGGTGGAGTGGGCAATTCGCCCCCATGCGAGTCCTCGGATCCACTGGGGTCTGGGAACTCTTCCTGCCCGACATCGCAGTCGGTTCGCTGTACAAGTTCCGGGTCCACGGCCACGACGGCTCCGTTCGCGACAAGGCCGATCCCATGGCATTCGGTACCGAGGTCCCGCCGGCGACTGCATCGCGAGTGACCACCAGTTCGCATGAGTGGAACGACGCGGCCTGGCTCGAAACCCGCGCCGGTGTCGATCCTTCGCAGTCCCCGATGAGCGTGTACGAGGTGCACCTCGGATCGTGGCGTCCCGGGCTCGACTACCGGCAGATGGCCGAGCAACTCGCCGTCTACGTCACCGAAACCGGATTCACCCACGTCGAACTGCTGCCCGTCTCCGAGCATCCGTTCGGTGGATCGTGGGGATACCAGGTCACCTCGTACTACGCACCGACCTCCCGCTTCGGCACCCCGGACGACTTCCGCTGGTTCGTCGACCACCTGCACGCCGCAGGGATAGGTGTCATCGTCGACTGGGTGCCTGCACACTTCCCCAAAGACGAGTGGGCCCTGGCTCGTTTCGACGGAACTCCCCTGTACGAGCACGCCGATCCGCGTCGCGGCGAGCAGTTGGACTGGGGCACATACGTATTCGACTTCGGTCGCCGCGAGGTCCGAAACTTCCTCGTCGCCAACGCGCTCTTCTGGCTCGAGGAGTTCCACATCGACGGACTGCGCGTCGACGCCGTCGCATCGATGCTGTACCTGGATTACTCACGCCCGGAAGGTGGATGGACTCCCAACATTCACGGCGGCCGCGAGAATCTCGAAGCCGTTGCGTTCCTGCAGGAGATGAACGCCACCGTCCACAAGAACCATCGAGGAGTCGTCACCGTCGCCGAGGAGTCGACGGCGTGGCCCGGAGTCACTCGGGCGACCAATGTCGGCGGCCTCGGATTCAACATGAAGTGGAACATGGGGTGGATGCACGACACCCTCGGGTTCCTCGGTCACGACCCGGTACACCGGACCTACCACCATCACGAGATCACGTTCTCACTGATGTACGCGTGGAGTGAGAACTACCTGCTACCGATCAGCCATGACGAAGTGGTGCACGGCAAAGGAACTCTGTGGACCCGGATGCCCGGGAACGACTTCGCCAAGGCGTCCGGCCTGCGCTCACTGCTTGCATACATGTGGGCGCATCCAGGCAAGCAACTGCTGTTCATGGGACAGGAATTCGGTCAGAGTGCGGAATGGTCGGAAGAACGCGGCCTCGACTGGTGGCAGCTCGACGATCAGTACACCGGCACTCTCCATCGCGGCGTCCAGCGACTGGTCGGCGATCTCAACTCCGCGTACCGACGTCATCCGGCCATGTGGACCCTCGACACCTCGCCCGGTGGATACTCCTGGATCGACGCCAACGACACCGAGAACAACGTCCTCAGTTTTCTGCGTTACGGTACTGACGGTTCGATTGTCGCCTGCCTGTTCAACTTCTCGGGCAGTGAGCACTCGAGCTACCGCGTCGGGCTACCAGAGCCCGGCCGATGGGTGGAAATTCTCAACACCGATGCCGAGGTGTACGGCGGCTCCGGAGTCGGGAACCTCGGAGCGGTCACAGCAACGTCGCATTCGTGGCACGGTCGGCCAGCCTCCGCACAGGTGGCGCTGCCAGCTGCTGGAGCGATTTGGATAAGTCTGGAGCGTTGA
- a CDS encoding neutral zinc metallopeptidase: MVGRRVVIVTSSLLAVAALLAGCAQGTSGHAVSIYHDPFRVAGLDATAGPSGLRPGAPNADRAITGTDGGDIDALAANAITDIETYWAAEYPALFDKPFEPVDELISWDPTESNGPDFCEETTEELINAGYCSIDHTIGWDRELLLPEVREKFGDVAVAFIFAHEYGHAVQRKAGIVGGKRDAALVREQQADCFGGAFLRHVAEDKAAHFTMNTSDGLNKVLASAVAIRDEDPNDPESHHGSAFERVTATQIGFTDGAGACAKMDADEIESRRADLPQQFAEGNDSGELPVTEATLDEFVKTFQAIFDLPEPPKVVFTGADTGCSDAVATEPVSYCPSTNTIGISVDDLAERGTPGRVGRRELIQTNITGDYNAYVLLASRYTLAMQKENGQSLDTPQTALRAACLSGVITAALSPTNAAASGAQVTLSPGDLDEAVSGLLTDGLAASDVNGETVPSGFARVDAFRTGVLGGREVCDSRYTE; this comes from the coding sequence ATGGTCGGCCGGCGAGTAGTCATTGTCACGTCGTCACTGTTGGCAGTGGCAGCACTGCTCGCCGGTTGTGCCCAGGGAACGAGTGGCCACGCCGTCTCGATTTATCACGATCCCTTCCGCGTCGCCGGACTCGACGCAACGGCAGGACCAAGTGGGTTGCGTCCGGGAGCCCCCAACGCCGACCGAGCAATCACCGGCACCGACGGCGGGGACATCGACGCGCTGGCAGCCAACGCCATCACAGACATCGAAACCTACTGGGCCGCCGAGTACCCGGCTCTGTTCGACAAGCCCTTCGAACCGGTCGACGAGCTGATCTCGTGGGACCCCACCGAATCGAACGGCCCGGACTTCTGTGAGGAGACCACCGAAGAACTCATCAACGCCGGGTACTGCAGCATCGATCACACCATCGGTTGGGATCGTGAATTGCTGCTGCCCGAGGTGCGGGAGAAGTTCGGTGATGTGGCCGTCGCGTTCATCTTTGCGCACGAGTACGGCCATGCCGTTCAACGCAAGGCCGGGATCGTCGGCGGTAAACGAGACGCAGCCCTGGTGCGCGAACAGCAAGCCGACTGTTTCGGTGGCGCCTTCTTGCGGCACGTCGCCGAGGACAAGGCCGCGCACTTCACGATGAACACCTCCGACGGACTCAACAAGGTGTTGGCGTCGGCGGTCGCCATCCGCGACGAAGACCCTAATGATCCTGAGAGCCACCATGGTTCGGCGTTCGAGCGCGTCACCGCCACTCAGATCGGCTTCACCGACGGCGCCGGTGCGTGCGCGAAGATGGACGCCGACGAAATCGAGTCACGACGTGCAGACCTCCCGCAGCAGTTCGCCGAAGGCAACGATTCCGGAGAACTGCCCGTCACCGAGGCAACTCTCGACGAGTTCGTGAAGACCTTCCAAGCGATCTTCGATCTACCCGAGCCGCCGAAGGTCGTGTTCACCGGCGCAGACACCGGGTGCAGCGATGCCGTTGCGACCGAACCCGTCTCGTACTGCCCGTCGACGAACACCATCGGAATCAGCGTCGACGACCTTGCCGAGCGCGGCACGCCGGGTCGCGTCGGGCGACGCGAGTTGATCCAGACCAACATCACCGGTGACTACAACGCCTATGTCCTGCTCGCGTCGAGGTACACCCTCGCGATGCAGAAGGAGAACGGCCAATCGCTCGACACTCCGCAGACTGCCCTGCGCGCCGCCTGCCTGTCCGGCGTCATCACCGCAGCGCTCAGTCCCACCAACGCCGCGGCGTCCGGAGCACAGGTCACACTCTCCCCCGGCGACCTCGACGAAGCCGTATCGGGGCTGCTGACCGACGGCCTGGCTGCCAGTGACGTCAACGGTGAGACGGTTCCGAGCGGGTTCGCACGTGTCGACGCGTTCCGAACCGGCGTTCTCGGTGGCCGGGAAGTGTGCGACAGCCGCTACACGGAGTAG